The Pseudomonas parafulva genome includes a window with the following:
- the murB gene encoding UDP-N-acetylmuramate dehydrogenase → MTGQWQEQVSLKPYNTFGIDVKARYFSQAKDDLQVRQALDAAQQQGIPVLVIGGGSNLLLTRDVDALVLHVSSQGRHVVSDDGERVLVEAEAGEAWHPFVQWTLAQGFCGLENLSLIPGTVGAAPMQNVGAYGVEIKDVFAGLTALDRKTGDVCDFALADCAFGYRDSVFKRNPGRWLILRVRFALSRTLQARLDYGPVRQRLAEQGTTALTAQAISDAICSIRREKLPDPAELGNAGSFFKNPVVAAQVFERIRTQHPGVIAYPQADGQVKLAAGWLIEQAGWKGYREGDAGVHRLQSLVLVNYGQASGAQMHALARRIQVDILERFGVELEMEPNLY, encoded by the coding sequence ATGACGGGGCAATGGCAAGAGCAGGTCTCGCTCAAGCCGTACAACACGTTTGGCATCGACGTGAAAGCGCGCTACTTCAGCCAAGCCAAAGACGACCTGCAGGTGCGTCAGGCGCTGGACGCTGCGCAGCAGCAGGGTATACCCGTGCTGGTGATCGGCGGGGGAAGCAACCTGCTGCTAACCCGCGATGTCGATGCCCTGGTGCTGCACGTCTCAAGCCAGGGCCGCCACGTGGTCAGTGACGATGGTGAGCGCGTTTTGGTCGAGGCCGAGGCGGGTGAGGCCTGGCACCCGTTCGTGCAGTGGACGCTCGCGCAGGGCTTTTGCGGGCTGGAGAACCTCAGCCTGATTCCCGGCACAGTGGGTGCTGCCCCCATGCAGAACGTGGGCGCTTATGGCGTAGAGATCAAGGATGTCTTCGCCGGCCTGACCGCGTTGGACCGCAAGACGGGTGACGTCTGTGACTTCGCCTTGGCCGACTGCGCGTTCGGCTACCGTGACAGCGTGTTCAAGCGTAACCCTGGTCGCTGGCTGATCCTGCGTGTGCGCTTCGCCTTGAGTCGCACCTTGCAGGCGCGCTTGGACTACGGCCCGGTGCGTCAGCGCCTGGCCGAGCAGGGCACTACCGCGCTCACTGCGCAGGCCATCAGCGATGCCATCTGCAGCATTCGTCGTGAAAAATTGCCTGATCCGGCCGAGCTGGGTAATGCCGGGAGCTTTTTCAAGAACCCTGTGGTTGCGGCGCAGGTGTTTGAGCGTATCCGTACGCAACATCCAGGTGTCATTGCTTACCCGCAGGCCGATGGCCAGGTGAAGCTGGCAGCAGGCTGGCTGATCGAACAGGCGGGCTGGAAGGGCTATCGAGAAGGCGATGCCGGGGTGCATCGCCTGCAATCGCTGGTGCTGGTCAACTATGGCCAGGCGAGCGGGGCGCAAATGCATGCCCTGGCGCGGCGGATCCAGGTCGACATCCTTGAGCGGTTCGGGGTTGAGCTGGAGATGGAGCCCAATCTTTATTGA
- the rne gene encoding ribonuclease E translates to MKRMLINATQPEELRVALVDGQRLYDLDIESGAREQKKANIYKGKITRIEPSLEAAFVDFGSERHGFLPLKEISREYFKKAPEGRVNIKEVLSEGQEVIVQVEKEERGNKGAALTTFISLAGRYLVLMPNNPRAGGISRRIEGEERNELREALNGLTVPGDMGLIVRTAGLGRSSEEMQWDLDYLLQLWTAIKEASLDRAAPFLIYQESNVIIRAIRDYLRQDIGEVLIDSIDAQEEALTFIRQVMPQYASKVKLYEDSVPLFNRFQIESQIETAFQRVVELPSGGSIVIDPTEALVSIDINSARATKGSDIEETALQTNLEAAEEIARQLRLRDIGGLIVIDFIDMTPAKNQRAVEERVRECLEADRARVQVGRISRFGLLEMSRQRLRPSLGESSGIVCPRCSGTGIIRDVESLSLAILRLIEEEALKDRTAEVRAQVPIPVAAFLLNEKRNSITKIELRTRARIIILPNDHLETPHFEVQRLRDDNPEVLNNQSSYEIAASETEEAPQPTATRTLVRQEAAVKTAPARANAPVPASEEPQPAPAAAPAPSAPEASLFKGLVKSLVSLFAGKEEPAAAPVAPAAEKPTTERSPRNEERRNGRQQSRNRNGRRDEERKPREERAERTPREDRQPREERAAREERAPREERAPREERAPRQSREDRRGNRGEERVRELREPLDATPPVEREERQPREERVAREERTPREERAPREERAPREDRAPREERAPREDRAPREERAPREDRAPREERAPREERAPREERAPREDRAPREERAAREERAPRQPREERQPRAAEEAAEHAAEMAEEQLPNEEQLQDEQDGNDGERPRRRSRGQRRRSNRRERQRNANGELIDGEEEGSEEQPQQRQATELGAELAAGIAVTAAVATSNISTDAEAQANQQAERATAEVAAVAPTDSSEIAQPAKQAETVVPAEAVAVAPVVEQPISEPAPFVEASAVPVVEVAPQPVIEQAPVAEPAATTETSVVEAPADVQAPEALITEVPAEAPAIEAGEIEQAPSVIEVAPVAEQPAPAVEAQPEVLAAPETVAPEPEPAPAAAAEPATVMLSNGRAPNDPREVRRRKREAEAAAKAAQAGAATDEPTPETADEPKTYQG, encoded by the coding sequence ATGAAAAGAATGCTGATTAACGCCACTCAACCCGAAGAGTTGCGCGTAGCCCTGGTGGACGGCCAACGCCTCTACGACCTGGATATCGAATCCGGTGCACGAGAGCAGAAAAAGGCCAACATCTACAAAGGCAAGATCACTCGCATCGAACCCAGCCTCGAAGCCGCCTTCGTCGACTTCGGCTCCGAACGTCACGGCTTCCTGCCGTTGAAAGAAATCTCCCGCGAATACTTCAAGAAGGCCCCTGAAGGCCGCGTCAACATCAAGGAAGTGCTCAGCGAAGGCCAGGAAGTCATCGTCCAGGTCGAGAAGGAAGAGCGCGGCAACAAAGGCGCGGCCCTCACCACCTTCATCAGCCTGGCCGGCCGCTACCTGGTGCTGATGCCCAACAACCCGCGCGCCGGTGGCATTTCCCGTCGCATCGAAGGTGAAGAGCGCAACGAGTTGCGCGAAGCGCTCAATGGCCTGACCGTACCAGGCGACATGGGCCTGATCGTTCGCACCGCGGGCCTTGGCCGCAGCAGCGAAGAGATGCAGTGGGACCTGGACTACCTGCTGCAGCTGTGGACCGCCATCAAGGAAGCTTCGCTGGACCGCGCCGCGCCGTTCCTGATCTACCAGGAAAGCAACGTCATCATCCGCGCCATCCGCGACTACCTGCGCCAGGACATCGGCGAAGTGCTGATCGACAGCATTGATGCCCAGGAAGAAGCCCTGACCTTCATTCGCCAGGTCATGCCGCAATACGCCAGCAAGGTCAAGCTATACGAAGACAGCGTCCCGCTGTTCAACCGCTTCCAGATCGAAAGCCAGATCGAGACCGCTTTCCAGCGCGTGGTCGAGCTGCCATCGGGCGGTTCGATCGTGATCGATCCGACCGAAGCGCTGGTGTCCATCGACATCAACTCGGCGCGCGCCACCAAGGGCAGCGACATCGAGGAAACCGCCCTGCAGACCAACCTGGAAGCGGCTGAGGAAATCGCCCGTCAGCTGCGTCTGCGCGACATCGGCGGCCTGATCGTCATCGACTTCATCGACATGACCCCTGCCAAGAACCAGCGCGCCGTGGAAGAGCGTGTGCGTGAATGCCTTGAGGCCGACCGCGCTCGCGTGCAGGTTGGCCGCATCTCGCGCTTCGGCCTGCTGGAAATGTCCCGTCAACGCCTGCGTCCGTCGCTGGGCGAAAGCAGCGGCATCGTCTGCCCGCGCTGCTCGGGCACCGGCATCATCCGTGACGTGGAATCGCTGTCGCTGGCTATCCTGCGCCTGATCGAAGAAGAGGCGCTGAAGGATCGCACTGCCGAAGTCCGCGCCCAGGTGCCGATCCCGGTGGCCGCCTTCCTGCTCAACGAGAAGCGCAACTCCATCACCAAGATCGAGCTGCGCACCCGTGCGCGCATCATCATCCTGCCAAACGATCACCTGGAAACCCCACACTTCGAAGTCCAGCGCCTGCGCGACGACAATCCCGAGGTGTTGAACAACCAGTCCAGCTACGAAATCGCTGCCAGCGAGACCGAAGAAGCGCCACAGCCAACCGCCACCCGCACCCTGGTTCGCCAGGAAGCCGCCGTGAAAACCGCACCGGCCCGTGCGAATGCACCCGTGCCAGCCAGCGAGGAGCCACAGCCTGCGCCAGCCGCCGCCCCTGCCCCAAGCGCCCCGGAGGCAAGCCTGTTCAAGGGCCTGGTGAAGTCGCTGGTGAGCCTGTTCGCTGGCAAGGAAGAACCTGCTGCCGCCCCTGTCGCCCCTGCTGCGGAAAAGCCGACTACCGAACGCAGCCCGCGTAACGAGGAACGCCGTAACGGACGGCAGCAGAGCCGTAACCGCAACGGTCGCCGCGATGAAGAGCGCAAGCCGCGTGAAGAACGTGCCGAACGTACCCCGCGCGAGGATCGCCAGCCACGCGAGGAGCGTGCTGCGCGTGAAGAACGTGCCCCACGAGAAGAACGTGCCCCGCGCGAAGAGCGTGCACCACGCCAGTCTCGCGAGGACCGTCGCGGCAACCGTGGCGAAGAGCGCGTGCGTGAACTGCGCGAGCCGCTGGACGCCACGCCGCCAGTAGAACGCGAGGAGCGTCAGCCCCGTGAAGAACGTGTAGCTCGCGAAGAACGTACCCCACGTGAAGAGCGTGCGCCTCGCGAAGAACGGGCTCCACGTGAAGACCGCGCACCTCGCGAAGAGCGTGCTCCGCGTGAAGACCGCGCACCTCGCGAGGAACGTGCTCCGCGTGAAGACCGCGCACCTCGCGAAGAACGTGCTCCGCGTGAAGAACGCGCGCCTCGCGAAGAACGTGCACCACGTGAAGACCGAGCGCCTCGCGAAGAGCGTGCCGCCCGGGAAGAACGCGCCCCGCGCCAACCTCGTGAAGAACGTCAGCCACGCGCGGCCGAGGAAGCTGCCGAACACGCTGCCGAAATGGCCGAAGAGCAACTGCCGAACGAAGAGCAGCTACAGGACGAGCAGGACGGCAACGATGGCGAGCGTCCGCGCCGCCGGTCGCGTGGCCAGCGTCGCCGCAGCAACCGTCGCGAGCGCCAGCGCAACGCCAACGGTGAGCTGATCGACGGCGAAGAAGAAGGCAGCGAAGAGCAGCCTCAACAGCGCCAGGCCACCGAGCTGGGCGCAGAGCTGGCCGCAGGTATTGCGGTGACCGCTGCGGTTGCAACCAGCAACATCAGCACCGACGCCGAAGCCCAGGCCAATCAGCAGGCCGAGCGCGCTACCGCCGAAGTCGCCGCTGTTGCCCCAACCGACAGCAGCGAAATCGCTCAACCGGCCAAGCAAGCTGAAACTGTAGTTCCAGCAGAAGCGGTCGCCGTGGCCCCAGTGGTCGAGCAACCGATCAGCGAGCCAGCGCCATTTGTCGAGGCCTCGGCCGTGCCAGTGGTCGAAGTCGCCCCGCAGCCGGTAATCGAACAGGCGCCCGTTGCTGAGCCAGCCGCGACCACCGAAACCTCAGTCGTTGAAGCCCCGGCAGACGTTCAGGCACCCGAAGCGCTGATCACCGAAGTGCCTGCAGAAGCCCCGGCCATCGAAGCCGGCGAAATCGAGCAGGCACCCTCTGTGATCGAGGTCGCCCCGGTTGCCGAACAGCCTGCCCCGGCGGTAGAGGCCCAGCCAGAGGTTTTGGCCGCGCCTGAAACGGTTGCGCCTGAGCCTGAGCCAGCCCCAGCTGCCGCGGCAGAGCCTGCCACCGTCATGCTGTCCAACGGCCGCGCACCAAACGATCCACGTGAAGTGCGTCGCCGCAAGCGTGAAGCCGAAGCTGCCGCCAAAGCCGCTCAGGCTGGCGCTGCTACCGACGAGCCAACACCAGAGACCGCCGACGAGCCAAAAACCTACCAGGGTTGA